GTCGATCACAAGatctttcctgtttgtttttaatgttgtaaataaGTTTTGTCTGTGACACTTCaaataaatttatttttgtacatgAAGATAATAATCCAGTTCTGTCTCAATCTTGTTTTTGGCACACCCCATAATGTCATAAAGAGTCTCCTGACAGCATTTACTTTGTGCACGTGATAATGACACTGCGTTCTCAACAGCTTCACCCCTCCAGTTCGTTTGGCAGATGTGTCATCACTTACGTGTTGTGCAGCCAACTATTGCTCAACCACATGTATTTGAAATTCTTGTCAAGACGCCACGGTTTCCAAAGATAGGAATAATCCCTGGAATCAGTATGAAATGTTTCAAAAGATCTCAAGCTGTCTATATGATATACAATCCTATACATGTTGTGATTTCAATTTTGAAGTGTATTCTTTCTTATCAATAATCTGGCTGCCAGAAcaagcagaaaacaacattttcagcctatttttttctcaaatgttGGAAGATGACTACATTTTATGTACTTTGTCTCCCTCTCATGGAAATAGTGGGAGTCACATGTTTATTCAGATAAATCAAGAAAAACGAAAGTGCAAAAAGAACTGAATCTTATTacttgaacaaaacaaaaaaacccttcaaaaaacaaatatcacatttaatgCACAAAAGGGTaaagcagttgtctgccaatcataggatcggtggtttgattcccagctgccttttcacatgccaaagtgtccttgggcaagatactgaaccccaagttgcccccggtgagtcagatcagctgcatagcagctctgccatcggtgtgtgagtgtgtgtgtgtgtgaatgagacgcagCATAAAGCGCTTTGActaccagttaggtagaaaagcgctatataagtgcagaccatttaccatttaaatgCTATATCAGATGTCCTAAAACTCTGAGCTTGGTGCTACAACAGAAAGACATATACCTCGACTACAAACCTTTCCTCACGTTTCAAAGGTTAATCTTTGTGTCAATGATGAAGTCAGTTTCGTCAAACTAAGGCtctcacatttgcatttgtagaTTACATTTGCTGTAATCCCCCTGTAATAATGaattctttattgatccccttgaaATATGTGAATTCAACATAGTACCGTGGAGTAGTACAGTATAACAGATGAACATTGTAatgtacattacagtaaatttactgtaatatttcaatgaaaatatgtattatGGAAACAAGATATCCGACAAATATGTCTGGGTTAGCTtctcagcagcagggacagagGCTTTTTTCACTTGGTCGCTTGTTACTAAATTTAAATAGttacaaaactgacaaaaactcACTGATAACTCCAAATGTGTTCCAACAACTAGTTATTTGTCCcaaaaaaacaatgagaaatgAGTTTCCTATGCAGAAGAAGCTAAATGTtgggaaaaaatataaatgttgtttctcTAATTGCTTTTTGTAAATTGAGCCAAAGCTAtggaaaaatactgtaaaagtcTGCAGGCAATGTTTGATCCAGAACCAGCCCTCCTGATTCATCCTTGTCTGTGGTATGTTCGTTGTGAAACAGTGAGTCTTTACATGACACCTCATACAGGTAAAACAGGAATGTGCTGGTGGGGGCAGAGAGCCAGAGGAAATGGGGTTACACAGGGCAACAGCAACTCAAAACAAGCAGCAATGCAAGTCTTAAAGTTCACCATTTGGCAGTGAATACAGAGAGATAGCACACTGGTACTTCACTGATGTTGCACCATACGCTGGGCTTTGTTGAGTAGTGATtgtatgtgaaaaaaaaacacttctcacctatttcaaatacaaatcacatttgtatgattttttttctgccctattctgtgaaaatgaaaactattaCTTCTTCCCAGAAGACAGCAGAAAACAATAGACCAACTGTTattaaaacaagcacatttgTTACGTTATTGGTGCAACATATTTTAGTTGGCAGCTGCAACAACAGACCGATCATCCAAAGTCATCACACTTAAAGGTCTAAGATATGTCTTATATATTCTAGGTGAAATACAGTTCAGATCATTTGATCCAAAGAAGGACTTCGGGACAGGTTCCTAAAATGAGACTCCTTTTCTGTGCAGCGTCTTTCCTTTGCAATAAAAGGCAAAGACAAACCCTGggattttatttcctttttgtcaGAACCAGCCAAACAAGTTTCTTCTTTTGCTGAGGGCAGAAAAAGCCTGCTTGCTGCAACACAGTGACCTCGGGGAGATGAGTATGACAACAATAATCCaacaaacaaagaggaaaagtaGGCTAAAGAAGCAGTAAACCAGGCACAAGGAAAGATGTGTTTATATAGGAGAACAAAAAATTAATAGAGATGCCTCCGTTTAGAATACgcacaatattattattattttttttgtttatgcaGAGGGAGAACAAAAAAGTTAACACCAAGCTGTGCAAGCACGGCACAGCCTGTCATACTGTCTTTAAAAAGACATATAGATTCAtcattcatatactgtattcCTTATTAGATACTTATGAAAAAGGAATAAACTGGCAtagaggtttttattttattaaaaacacagcttatctgtgaatggaaaaaaacaaaacaaaacaaaaacaaaaaagaaaagtggccACATGCCACAAAAGTCTACAAAACCcagtaaaaatgaaacaacatcaaaacatggCTTTACAATAATGTTTTCAGGTCAAAACACGCCTCTAAGGAGTCTAAATGGCAGGAGTTAATAAGCCCATACATACGGTATATCCACAGTGGCTTGCATAAACAATCACACAGACAAGAGTGAGCACGGTTATGTCTCTATCCTCTGGGTTGACTGCTAAGATTTCAGAGTGTAGCCATGCTTCTTTTGCTGAAAACAATTTTAAACACTGCATACTAATACATTAAAACTTGCATGTGCCATTCTCtgtattaaaaaagaaaaggtttccTCAATGGGTCATTTGCTCGAGATCCATGCATTTAAATGACACTTCAATAGCAAACATTAGGCATCAGGTGGACGACTAAAAGGAGGAGTACATCCACCCAAACGTACTCCACTCAGTAACAGCATATATGTTAGCAGAAGGACTCAATCCTGTGTAAGTGTAGGGACTTTTAGTTAATGTGTTGCTCttcagagaagcagaggagCGCCTGaagagtctgtttctgtgtcatgCTGGTACGGAGAGTAGCCTGTGTTGGTGCTGGACGAGTACGCTGCGAGAGAAAACAAATAGTCAATACAGTGAAGACAAAAAGGTGAGCCATGAAAGGTTTAATTGGGGACACAGGGCGAGATCTGAAAGTTGTAGAAACACAATGTGGCGTACCCTTATTCAAAGACATGTAACAAGACACCCTGCCCTTTTAACAGCCTCTTCGcggaacaacaaaaaaaagagaggcCGCTGTGTTGGTAATGCATCTGTAATCCAAGTTGTTTTGCTAAAATTACATAATAAACCAGGGGACATTATGTGACAAATATTTATTGCGACTTGATCTGCTGCTCTGGCAGGTGGTGTAGTATGACTGCTGAGCTGGAGGGGAGAATGAGGCAGATTGATAGGTGGGTGTAAGGTAGCAGATGAGGGGAGGAGGCAGCTAATGAACGAGGGATTGTAATATGGAGAGAAAAGGGCAGGAATGCGGGTCTTTTACCGTTTAAAGAATGGTTTGTTACTGGAAAgtagagagaaggtgagaaaatgcctgcagctgcagctggtaCAATGACTACGGGCTGATCACCATACCTCAATGACCAGGACAAATAAGGAATGTAGCTCTATCAGCACTAAATATGTGTGCTGAAAACCAGATCTATTTTGGATCTAGTTTGCAAACAAATGCATCCCTTATTACATccatcacttttttttcttttaactgagcAAATAAACCTACAGATTGATGAAACATGTAACATTATAGGGTGCACACAAGGGGTATGTCTACTGTTCAAATACCTACAGTCCAGCGTGTCATAGTGAGAATGTGTGTTATTTATGATAACTGGTGGAGGGACGAGAGCTCGGCCTCACCCTACCGTCTGTGACCCGTCAGATCCTGTGACCTGCAGCAGCGCAACAATACGCGCTCCTGTGGGTAACATTGAGTATGTGACGCAtgcaggtcttttttttttttatactgtatttattgacATTTGCAAAAGgataaagtaaaatgaatgtgaatacGTTTTTAATGTAGCCTGTGAGCAGCAAAATGAATGAGAACAGGGTTAATTAATGTGACTGAGCATCAACTACACTTCAGTAGAATAGAATAAACCTGGTTTAGATGTGATACCAAGGGCGTAAATACTGTAGTTTCAACTAGTGGACATGAAACTGGATTCAGATTTGATTCAATACTATCAAACGCCGTCCCTGGTCAACACATTGGACACAATTAGCACACACACTGCTTTTGACTGATTGTCTTCAACTACTCAAACATGCATTTTCTGTAACAAAGACACTGTCTCTGTGCCTGTTATGGAAAATTCCTACATGTACTCACTTCTCCCACTGTAATGTCTCATTTTCCTCGCCAACTCATCTGACGGCGTCTGCTCAGACACTTTCACCTCTGGAACTGCAGCGAAGGGCAAAAACAGACCAAATGAACACAGGCAGACGAGAAGCTGCGACAGAAATTATTAtactcattttaaattaatccGGTCATCCCATCTATTGTGCAATAGCTTTCAGAATGCACTGGGTTCCTGTATCGACTTGCCTCAGATTTACCAATTGTTATTAGGTCATTGCCTGTAAAAGACCTGGTATATTAGGGCTTAAAACtatgagcaaaacaaaagagcCTCCGCAGTGTTCCAACAGACTCTATGAGTCATTACGGGAAAATGGGTCAGGTGATTGGTATATTTGGTATGTTGGTGGGTTATCACATGGTAtcttataaatatttatacagcAGCAATTGGTAAAAGGAAACTGGTTTGAAAGTGATTTTCTTACAGTCACTGCTGATCAAGGTGTTGGTCATGGTCTCGTTCCCACTGTCAGGAAGCGTCCCGTTGCTCCTCCCGTTTGGACGCTGTCCTGTCGACTgatggcttttttcttttctcttgccCTTCCGGGTGCTGATGCGGATGACCCCGTGCACCAGCTTGCACTCGGCCTCCTGTTCCTCCAGGTTGTAGTCCTGAGCGATGCTGTAGATGAGCTCACTGATCTCGTTGGTCTTGCGAGAGAAAGATGAGTCAGAGGTACACTTGGCCAGCTGGTCAATCTGGTGCAGAGCGTAAAGCTCCAGCAGCTTCTTTGTGATGAGAGAGTCAATGTCTGTGCCTGTGTCACTCAGGTCATCCAAGTCATAGTCCTCACGAGATAACAGGCTGGTGTTGCTGACTGGTCGTTGACTTTCTCCCTTGCCAGTCGCACGGGTCCGTTTGGGGGCAGCAACCGGATACCTTACTGTCTGACCTGCAATGCGCACATCCGGGTAACGGAAGCTGTCGCTCGTGGGCAACTTGGAAACTTTGGCTGACTTGCTGAACTCCACAGGAATGTCACAGGTGGGGTTGGCCAAAGCCATGCCATTAGGAGGGTGAGGCTCACCGCTTCCCTTAGGGGGATGGTCTGTGGAGCTCTCGTTAACAGGCAGGCAGGGCTCTCGACTCCCATAAAATCCACAGGTCAGAACACAGCAGATAAGAGCCTTACAGCTGCTCCAACCAACTGAGGCACAGGAGCCACAAGTGTCTCTGCTGGCAGGTGCACCGTCTGCTGACCCAGGAATAAATCCTATAGTCTCCGAGCCTCGTCCCGTGCCATTTCGTGGATGGCTTCTGCTGCGACTGTACTTGTCTGCATACCGGGAGTGGTCAGTGTGTTGCACGTAAAGGTGCTCCCCATGAGGATCTTTGGAGGAGTCTTGGCTGGCCGTGCTCTCTCTGGATATGGTCCGAGTCTGTCGGTATTTCTCTGCTTTGGAGCTGGAGCTGTGGTGCTCCGTCCTGTGGTGGCGGGACGCCTGGGGAGCCCCTGTGCTGTGGCCAGGCATGGCTCAAAATGCCTGGGACCTGGTGTGAGAGAAGGGTGTTTAGAAAATAACAACCAGGTGTGAAAGCTCCCTATTTTGTTGTCACACAGGCTTGCAGCAGTAAACACATCAAACACCCTGCATTTCAAACTCCAGTAGCTGAAGCTTGGTTTCCTGTTAAGGAACCTCCCCTGAATTTCTCaccatgtaaataaaactgagtgCATTGATTGTTGGCCTGATAATCATGTTGCCCATTTC
This genomic stretch from Anabas testudineus chromosome 16, fAnaTes1.2, whole genome shotgun sequence harbors:
- the kdf1a gene encoding keratinocyte differentiation factor 1, whose product is MPGHSTGAPQASRHHRTEHHSSSSKAEKYRQTRTISRESTASQDSSKDPHGEHLYVQHTDHSRYADKYSRSRSHPRNGTGRGSETIGFIPGSADGAPASRDTCGSCASVGWSSCKALICCVLTCGFYGSREPCLPVNESSTDHPPKGSGEPHPPNGMALANPTCDIPVEFSKSAKVSKLPTSDSFRYPDVRIAGQTVRYPVAAPKRTRATGKGESQRPVSNTSLLSREDYDLDDLSDTGTDIDSLITKKLLELYALHQIDQLAKCTSDSSFSRKTNEISELIYSIAQDYNLEEQEAECKLVHGVIRISTRKGKRKEKSHQSTGQRPNGRSNGTLPDSGNETMTNTLISSDFPEVKVSEQTPSDELARKMRHYSGRTYSSSTNTGYSPYQHDTETDSSGAPLLL